The genomic window ATTTTGGTCAGGATCGACAGCGCGTTGATGCCGGGATCGAACACGCCAAGCCCGCCCGGTTCCCAGATCCAGCCTTGCCCGGGATGCCAGACGCGGACGTCTTCCTTCCAGCTGATGTGCACGGAGGTGATGCGGCGTTCGGCGAGCCATTGCCGCGCCGGCTCGACCGCCGGCGCGTAGCGCGAATGCCAGGTCGCAAACAGCGTCCGCTTCGCCTTCGCCGCCATCGCGATCAGCGGATCGAGCTCGGCAACGCCGGTGCCGGGCGGCTTCTCCAGCATGACATGCTTGCCGGCGGCGAGCGCCGCGGCCGCCTGGGCACGGCGCACCTGCGGCGGCGTGCAGAGCGACACCGCGTCGATCGGCGGCCCCTTCTCCAGCAATTCCTCGATGGTGGCGAAATGCGGCAGCCCCGGCAGCGAAGCGTTGCGACTGGCGACAGCCACGAGCGTCGCACCCGGTGTCGCCGCGATCGCACTAAGGTGCTGGTCGCGCGCGATCTTGCCGAAGCCGACGATGGCGATACGAAGTTCAGTCACGATCTCTCTCCGGATTTCGCAGATGACAGCGGCTCGGCCGGCGCGGTTTCGATCACCGCGTCCTCGTGGCGGCGCATGCCGTTGTGAATGACGTAGACCATCGCCTCCGACGCGGCGTCGACATCGCCCGCCGCAATGGCATCGACGATCTTCTGATGCCAGAGCAGCACGGTGTCGCGGTCCTCCGACTCGACCGGGGCGCTCAGCAGGAACGAGGCGCGGAGCGCAGCCTCGATGACATGCCCGATCGAGCGCATGAACAGATTGCCGGAGGCACGCGCCACCCCAACATGGAGCGCGAGGTCGGCATCGGCAAAGCCGACGGAGTCGGACGCTTCAAGCCGCATGCGATCCATGCAGCGACGGAGCTCAGCGACGTCCTCGTCGGACCGGTGCATAGCTGCGAGAGCGGCGGCGCGCGGCTCGACGGCCAGACGGATCTCAGCGAGGTCGTTGAGGAAACGCTTGTCGATGCCGGCGTCCAGATGCCAGGCCAGCACGTCGGCGTCGAACATGTTCCAGGCGCCGCGCTCGCGTACGACGGTACCGACCCGCGCCTTGGTGGTGAGCAGCCCCTTGGCGACCAGGGTCTTCACACTCTCCCTGAGCACCGGCCGCGACACGCCGAACATCGCGATCATCTCGGCATCACCGGGCAGCCGCGTCCCCTCCGCATAGCGGCCGGCGATGATGTCGACACCGATCGAGCGGGCCACCTCCGCATGGTTGGAGTGGGCCCGTCGCGTCGGGATGACGACGATGCGCGAGGTCATGAGATTGCTCCTGCACTCTTCCTCACCGGTCGTCGTGCAAGCGCGACCAGCCCCTGCTGCAAGGCGATGAAGGCGAACAGCAGCACGCCGGTCGCGATCTTAGTCCACCAGCTTGACAGCGTGCCATCGAAATTGATGTAGGTCTGGATCAGGCCCTGAATCAGCACGCCGAGGAAGGTGCCGATCACTGATCCCTGCCCGCCGGTGAGCAGCGTGCCGCCGATCACGACGGCCGCGATGGTGTCGAGCTCGACGCCGACCGCGGAGAGCGAATAGCCCGCACTGGTGTAGAAGGAGAAGACGATGCCGGCGATGCCCGCCAGCAGGCTCGACAGCATGTAGATCTTCACCGTCATCTTGCCGACTGCAACGCCCATCAGGCTCGCGGTCGCCCGGCTGCCGCCGAGCGCATAGACATTGGCGCCGAACCGGGTGAGATGCAGCAGCAGGGCGCCGCCGATCACGATCACCAGCATGATGATCGCGATCGCCGTCAGCCGTCCGCCGCCGGGCATCCGCAGCGCGAAGTCCGACACGGTGGAGTAGACCGGCGCGGTGATCGGCACCGATTCCGTCGAGAGCAGGAAGCTCGCACCGCGTGCCAAGAACATGCCGGCGAGCGTGACGATGAAGGGCGGCAGGTCGAAGACATGGATCACGGCGCCCATTGTAGCCCCGAACCCAGCCGAGAGCACCAGGATGGCGGCGAAAGCGACCAGCGGCGGCACGCCCCAGCGCTCGATGGCCAGCGCCACGAACACAGTGGTGAAACCGATCACCGAGCCGACCGAGAGATCGATGCCGCCGGAGATGATGACGAAGGTCATGCCGATCGCGACGATGCCGAGGAAAGCGTTGTCGGTGAGGAGATTGCCGACCACGCGGGTCGAGGCAATGTTGGGGAATTGCATCGCGCAGAGCGCAAAGCCGGCGACGAGCACGATGGCCGTGATGAGGACGGGCGGCAGGCCTTTCATGCTTTGGACCTCCGCACCCGCGCGGCGATTCCGGCAATGCCGGCGAATTTCGGCGATTGCAGCAACAGCACCGCGAGCACCACCACCGCCTTGACCAGCAAATTGAACTCCGGCGGATAGCCGGACAAGAGGATCCCGGTGTTCATGGTCTGGATGATCAGCGCGCCGAGCACGGCGAGCAACAGGCTGAAGCGGCCGCCGAACAGCGAGGTGCCGCCTATCACCACCGCAAGAATGGCGTCGAGCTCGAGCCAGAGGCCGGCATTGTTGGCATCCGCGCCCATGATGTCGGCGGCTGCGATCACGCCGGCGAGCGCCGCGCAGACGCCGCACCAGACATAGACCGACAAGATCATGGCCCGCGTGCCGACGCCGGCGAGCTCGCTTGCGCGCGCATTGCCGCCGGTCGCCTCGATCAGCAGCCCCAGCGCCGAGCCGCGCACCACCGCGCCGGTGAGGATCAGCATGCCCAAGGCAATCGCGACCGGCACCGGCAGGCCGAGAATGGCGCCATTGCCGAGCCAGACCAGATCCGGCGAAGAGAAGGTCACGATGCGCCCCTCGGTGATCAGCTGGGCGATGCCGCGTCCGGCCACCATCAGGATCAGCGTCGCCACAATCGGCTGCATGCCGAGCACGGCAACGAGGAAGCCGTTCCAGAGCCCACAGACGAGTCCGGCACCGAGCGCAGCCCCCAGCACGATCGGCAGACCGTGGCTGTCGGCGAGGCTCGCCGCGATCGCGCCCGAGATCGCCATGACGGCGCCGACCGACAGGTCGATGCCGCGCGTGGCGATTACCAGCACCATGCCGAGCGAAAGCAGCGCCACCGGCGTGCCACGGTTGAGCACGTCGATCAGGCTGCCAAACAGCCGGCCGTCCTGGAGACGCAGGTCGAAGAATTGCGGCGACACCACGCGATCGACCGCCAGGATGACGACCAGCGCAAGGATCTGGGCAAGGCCGCGGCGCGGCAACAGCGCTGTCATGCCCGGCCCTCATGCGCAACGCTGGCGCCGTCCGCGGCGATGGCCGCAAGAATGTT from Bradyrhizobium zhanjiangense includes these protein-coding regions:
- the yjfF gene encoding galactofuranose ABC transporter, permease protein YjfF — encoded protein: MKGLPPVLITAIVLVAGFALCAMQFPNIASTRVVGNLLTDNAFLGIVAIGMTFVIISGGIDLSVGSVIGFTTVFVALAIERWGVPPLVAFAAILVLSAGFGATMGAVIHVFDLPPFIVTLAGMFLARGASFLLSTESVPITAPVYSTVSDFALRMPGGGRLTAIAIIMLVIVIGGALLLHLTRFGANVYALGGSRATASLMGVAVGKMTVKIYMLSSLLAGIAGIVFSFYTSAGYSLSAVGVELDTIAAVVIGGTLLTGGQGSVIGTFLGVLIQGLIQTYINFDGTLSSWWTKIATGVLLFAFIALQQGLVALARRPVRKSAGAIS
- a CDS encoding ABC transporter permease, giving the protein MTALLPRRGLAQILALVVILAVDRVVSPQFFDLRLQDGRLFGSLIDVLNRGTPVALLSLGMVLVIATRGIDLSVGAVMAISGAIAASLADSHGLPIVLGAALGAGLVCGLWNGFLVAVLGMQPIVATLILMVAGRGIAQLITEGRIVTFSSPDLVWLGNGAILGLPVPVAIALGMLILTGAVVRGSALGLLIEATGGNARASELAGVGTRAMILSVYVWCGVCAALAGVIAAADIMGADANNAGLWLELDAILAVVIGGTSLFGGRFSLLLAVLGALIIQTMNTGILLSGYPPEFNLLVKAVVVLAVLLLQSPKFAGIAGIAARVRRSKA
- a CDS encoding Gfo/Idh/MocA family protein, whose protein sequence is MTELRIAIVGFGKIARDQHLSAIAATPGATLVAVASRNASLPGLPHFATIEELLEKGPPIDAVSLCTPPQVRRAQAAAALAAGKHVMLEKPPGTGVAELDPLIAMAAKAKRTLFATWHSRYAPAVEPARQWLAERRITSVHISWKEDVRVWHPGQGWIWEPGGLGVFDPGINALSILTKILPQAVFVTAAELAFPANCQAPIAAKLTLTDIGGLPVTAEFDFRQTGLQSWDILVETDQGQLTLSGGGRRMAIDGKTVAEAPDEEYRELYRRFVDLAATCASDVDLAPLRLVADAFLLGKRTIVEAFVD
- a CDS encoding FadR/GntR family transcriptional regulator codes for the protein MTSRIVVIPTRRAHSNHAEVARSIGVDIIAGRYAEGTRLPGDAEMIAMFGVSRPVLRESVKTLVAKGLLTTKARVGTVVRERGAWNMFDADVLAWHLDAGIDKRFLNDLAEIRLAVEPRAAALAAMHRSDEDVAELRRCMDRMRLEASDSVGFADADLALHVGVARASGNLFMRSIGHVIEAALRASFLLSAPVESEDRDTVLLWHQKIVDAIAAGDVDAASEAMVYVIHNGMRRHEDAVIETAPAEPLSSAKSGERS